A genomic stretch from Methanoculleus horonobensis includes:
- a CDS encoding adenosylcobalamin-dependent ribonucleoside-diphosphate reductase translates to MEFSPQARLLLESRYLLPGETPDALFSRVADAVGGTARAREFFSLLSALLFLPNSPTLMNAGTSAGQLSACFVLPVEDTLEGIFGTLGHMALIHQSGGGTGFSFSRLRPRGDAVNGVKGAATGPVSFMRVFDAATGAVRQGGRRRGANMGVLAASHPDIEEFVTAKQDGGLSNFNISVGVDERFFSCLATGKDYDLVNPRDGTIWKSIDARSLWRLIAASASASGEPGVLFLDEINRRSTTPHLGRIEATNPCGEQPLYPYESCNLGSVNLARCIRKHDLDEDLLAKVIRCGVDFLDAVIDVNRFPLPEIREKTQSTRKIGLGVMGFAEALIRLGIPYESEEALRFAGSLMEHMEEMARERSEELGKELGSFPAIEGSVFSGEMRNATVTTIAPTGSIHLIAGTTSGIEPLFSLAYDRTIDGRPVSIASGLAAEFLPRTAGGKDVAGHIRRHGTVAGLPLDDHARDLFRTATEIAPEHHVRMQAAFQKHVDNAVSKTVNLPQSATVDEIARVFSLAHDLGCKGTTVYRYRSRPDQIFSLGCDVCLIDG, encoded by the coding sequence ATGGAGTTCTCCCCGCAAGCCCGCCTCCTCCTGGAGAGCCGCTACCTCCTCCCGGGCGAGACGCCGGACGCCCTCTTCTCCCGGGTCGCGGACGCCGTGGGCGGGACGGCACGGGCCCGCGAGTTCTTCTCGCTCCTCTCAGCCCTCCTCTTCCTCCCGAACTCCCCGACCCTGATGAACGCGGGCACTTCCGCCGGGCAACTCTCGGCCTGCTTCGTCCTTCCCGTGGAGGATACGCTCGAAGGGATATTCGGGACACTCGGCCATATGGCACTCATCCACCAGTCCGGGGGAGGAACCGGATTCTCGTTCTCCCGTCTGCGGCCCCGGGGCGACGCCGTCAACGGGGTTAAGGGCGCCGCAACCGGGCCGGTCTCGTTCATGCGGGTCTTCGATGCGGCGACCGGGGCGGTCAGGCAGGGCGGCCGGCGGCGAGGGGCGAACATGGGGGTGCTCGCGGCTTCCCACCCCGACATCGAGGAGTTCGTCACCGCGAAGCAGGACGGGGGGCTCTCGAACTTCAACATCTCGGTCGGTGTCGACGAGCGGTTCTTTTCGTGCCTCGCGACGGGGAAGGATTACGACCTCGTTAACCCCCGCGACGGCACGATCTGGAAGAGCATCGACGCCCGATCGCTCTGGCGCCTCATCGCCGCATCCGCCAGTGCCTCCGGCGAGCCCGGGGTGCTCTTCCTCGACGAGATCAACCGCCGGAGCACCACCCCGCACCTCGGCCGCATCGAGGCGACCAACCCCTGCGGCGAGCAGCCGCTCTACCCCTACGAGAGCTGCAACCTCGGAAGCGTCAACCTCGCCCGGTGCATACGAAAGCACGACCTCGACGAAGACCTGCTCGCGAAGGTCATCCGGTGCGGCGTCGACTTCCTGGATGCGGTCATCGATGTGAACCGATTCCCCCTCCCCGAGATCCGGGAGAAGACCCAGTCGACCCGGAAGATCGGCCTCGGGGTCATGGGGTTCGCCGAGGCGCTCATACGCCTCGGAATACCCTATGAGTCGGAGGAGGCACTCCGGTTTGCCGGGAGCCTGATGGAACATATGGAGGAGATGGCCCGGGAGCGGTCGGAGGAGCTCGGAAAGGAGCTCGGGTCGTTTCCGGCGATCGAGGGCTCGGTCTTTTCAGGTGAGATGCGGAACGCCACCGTCACCACCATCGCCCCCACAGGCTCGATCCACCTCATCGCCGGAACCACAAGCGGCATCGAGCCGCTCTTCTCCTTAGCCTACGACCGGACGATCGACGGCCGGCCGGTCAGCATCGCGAGCGGCCTCGCCGCCGAGTTCCTGCCCCGGACAGCCGGAGGGAAGGACGTGGCCGGGCACATCCGCCGCCACGGCACGGTCGCCGGCCTCCCCCTCGACGACCATGCCCGCGACCTCTTCAGGACGGCCACCGAGATCGCACCGGAGCACCATGTCCGGATGCAGGCGGCATTCCAGAAGCACGTGGACAACGCCGTCTCGAAGACCGTGAACCTGCCACAGAGTGCAACCGTCGACGAGATCGCCCGTGTCTTCTCCCTTGCCCACGACCTCGGATGCAAGGGCACTACCGTCTACCGCTACCGAAGCAGACCCGACCAGATATTCTCGCTAGGGTGCGATGTCTGCCTGATTGACGGATGA
- a CDS encoding cobyric acid synthase has protein sequence MSLIVLGTASHVGKSMTVAALCRALYRRGIPVAPFKSQNMSLNSYVTADGSEIGIAQAVQAFAAGIEPEAEMNPILLKPKGDSVSQVVLLGRPYKDVQIRDYYRETDTLLAEAVAAFERLRNRFGNVVIEGAGGAAEVNLYDRDIANIRLARSLRLPIVLVADIERGGVFAQVYGTLALLPEDVRPLVVGVIVNKFRGDPELFAPGVEKLEELTGVPVLGVVPFADIPLPSEDSLSIADKGQRAAACPVRIAVLRLPRISNFTDFELLEEHATVDYVPPGGSLSGYDCIILPGTKNTVEDLTVLNRHGVGEELRLARERGVPIIGICGGYQMLGNRIVDSGIESENPADYPGFGLLDVVTAFTGYHKTTVQVRRRATGPGPILTAMGVVEGYEIHMGETEHGELPEAFAGEGAATPDGLVFGTYMHGLFQNPGAVNALLAHLAGRRGVAFEPVAEAGGGALGAAASYDDLARHFEEHVDMEAILAYFTDATVRRTGA, from the coding sequence ATGTCTCTCATCGTGCTCGGAACTGCATCCCACGTGGGCAAGAGTATGACCGTTGCGGCGCTCTGCCGTGCGCTCTACCGCCGCGGGATCCCGGTTGCGCCGTTCAAATCCCAGAACATGAGTCTCAACTCCTACGTCACGGCCGACGGGAGCGAGATCGGGATCGCCCAGGCCGTCCAGGCCTTCGCGGCCGGGATCGAGCCGGAGGCCGAAATGAACCCGATCCTCCTCAAACCCAAGGGGGATTCGGTCTCGCAGGTGGTTCTGCTCGGCCGCCCATATAAGGATGTGCAGATCCGGGACTATTACAGAGAGACCGATACGCTTCTTGCCGAGGCCGTCGCTGCGTTCGAACGGCTCCGGAACCGGTTCGGGAACGTGGTGATCGAAGGTGCCGGAGGAGCGGCGGAGGTGAACCTCTACGACCGCGACATCGCGAACATACGGCTCGCCCGCTCGCTCCGCCTCCCCATCGTCCTGGTCGCCGATATCGAGCGGGGCGGGGTCTTCGCCCAGGTATACGGAACGCTCGCCCTCCTCCCGGAGGATGTCAGGCCCCTCGTCGTCGGGGTCATCGTCAACAAGTTCCGGGGAGACCCGGAACTCTTCGCCCCGGGCGTCGAGAAACTCGAGGAACTCACGGGCGTTCCGGTGCTCGGAGTGGTTCCTTTCGCCGATATCCCCCTCCCGAGCGAGGATTCGCTCTCGATCGCCGATAAAGGACAGAGGGCGGCCGCCTGCCCGGTCAGGATCGCCGTCCTCCGCCTACCGCGGATCTCAAACTTCACCGACTTCGAGCTCCTCGAAGAGCACGCCACGGTGGACTACGTCCCGCCCGGCGGATCGCTCTCCGGTTACGACTGCATCATCCTCCCCGGGACGAAGAACACCGTCGAAGACCTCACCGTGCTGAATCGCCACGGTGTGGGGGAAGAACTCCGGCTCGCCCGCGAACGGGGCGTCCCGATCATCGGGATCTGCGGCGGCTACCAGATGCTCGGGAACCGGATCGTTGATTCCGGCATCGAGTCGGAGAACCCCGCGGATTACCCGGGGTTCGGGCTCCTGGACGTCGTCACCGCCTTTACCGGCTACCACAAGACGACGGTGCAGGTCCGGCGCCGGGCAACCGGCCCCGGCCCCATCCTCACCGCAATGGGGGTGGTGGAGGGCTACGAGATCCACATGGGCGAGACGGAGCATGGAGAACTGCCCGAGGCGTTCGCCGGCGAAGGGGCCGCAACCCCCGACGGCCTGGTCTTCGGGACATACATGCACGGCCTCTTCCAGAACCCCGGCGCCGTAAACGCCCTCCTCGCCCACCTCGCAGGGCGGCGGGGCGTGGCCTTCGAGCCGGTGGCGGAAGCCGGCGGAGGCGCCCTCGGGGCCGCGGCATCCTACGACGACCTGGCACGGCACTTCGAGGAGCACGTGGATATGGAGGCTATTTTAGCGTACTTCACGGATGCGACGGTTCGCAGAACCGGAGCATGA
- a CDS encoding GrpB family protein: MSERQTDPSDATVLDYIHVRVVEYDPAWPELFRTEARLIEDILKENLVEIFHIGSTSVPGLRAKPIIDIMPAVLDIEQVDERSERFEAIGYETMGELGIPGRRYFRKGGENRTHQIHAFQFDNVQNITRHLAFRDYLRCRPEISRAYAALKSELAARYPRDIGQYCDGKDGFIKRVERDALQWYWKQYGATGRC; encoded by the coding sequence ATGAGCGAAAGGCAGACAGATCCGTCGGACGCAACCGTTCTCGATTACATACACGTCCGCGTCGTCGAGTATGATCCTGCCTGGCCGGAACTCTTTCGGACGGAAGCCCGCCTGATAGAGGATATCCTGAAAGAGAACCTTGTAGAGATCTTTCACATCGGCAGCACGTCCGTGCCGGGCCTCCGGGCAAAACCGATCATCGATATCATGCCGGCTGTCCTTGATATCGAGCAGGTTGATGAGAGATCCGAACGGTTCGAGGCTATCGGCTATGAAACCATGGGTGAACTCGGCATACCCGGCAGAAGATACTTCCGCAAAGGCGGGGAGAACCGCACCCACCAGATACATGCCTTCCAGTTCGATAACGTCCAGAATATCACAAGGCACCTGGCCTTTCGGGATTACCTGAGGTGCCGTCCCGAGATCAGCCGTGCGTATGCCGCTCTCAAGTCGGAACTTGCCGCCCGGTATCCGCGAGATATAGGGCAATACTGTGACGGCAAAGACGGTTTTATCAAACGCGTGGAACGTGACGCGTTACAATGGTACTGGAAACAATACGGGGCAACCGGCCGGTGTTAG
- a CDS encoding type II secretion system F family protein, which translates to MGFKDIFNDFLNRNPSAPESVPDDALEPELFVEQDQEIFGRIENWRKYQEGLYRFLRHPIRVMMEEPYTVLFISVPVALLLLIGGFVSMVTSYGVNSIFTTTMLDDVFVFALLIAIVPLALLDFKEAWRISSVEASLPNFFRDVAGMNDSGMTLPHAIHIVSEGEYGALTPHIRKLDTEMSWGVPFVEAIRRFGKTVKTPLAERSVDLIAHASSAGGDVSEVLRAAAHDAYEFFNLQSERKNGMMIYMIIIVMSFFVFLFVIGVLSSTFLTTMAEAGEAVAASGSSSAQSFMGNVDLFLYNRLFCHSALIQGFFSGLAAGIMGEGRMVAGLKYSALMVLIAWIAFRFII; encoded by the coding sequence ATGGGATTTAAAGACATTTTCAATGATTTCCTGAACAGGAATCCTTCGGCTCCGGAGAGTGTCCCGGATGACGCCCTGGAGCCCGAGCTGTTCGTGGAGCAGGATCAGGAGATCTTCGGCAGGATTGAGAACTGGCGGAAGTACCAGGAAGGGCTCTACCGGTTCCTCAGGCACCCGATCAGGGTGATGATGGAGGAGCCCTACACCGTCCTCTTCATATCCGTTCCGGTCGCGCTCCTCCTCCTTATCGGCGGTTTCGTGAGTATGGTGACGTCTTACGGCGTCAATTCCATCTTCACGACGACGATGCTCGACGACGTCTTCGTATTCGCGCTCCTCATCGCCATCGTGCCGCTTGCTCTCCTCGATTTCAAGGAGGCGTGGCGCATATCGAGCGTCGAGGCGTCGCTCCCGAACTTCTTCCGTGACGTGGCCGGGATGAACGATTCGGGCATGACGCTCCCGCATGCCATCCATATCGTCTCGGAGGGTGAGTACGGGGCGCTCACACCGCACATCCGCAAACTCGATACCGAGATGTCCTGGGGCGTTCCGTTCGTGGAGGCGATCCGCCGGTTCGGAAAGACCGTGAAGACTCCTCTTGCGGAGCGGAGCGTCGACCTGATCGCCCACGCGAGTTCCGCCGGCGGCGACGTGAGCGAGGTGCTGCGGGCGGCGGCACACGACGCATACGAGTTCTTCAACCTGCAGTCGGAGCGCAAAAACGGGATGATGATCTACATGATCATCATCGTGATGTCGTTCTTCGTCTTCCTCTTCGTCATCGGGGTGCTCTCGAGTACTTTCCTCACCACGATGGCGGAGGCGGGCGAAGCGGTCGCTGCGTCGGGTTCAAGTTCGGCCCAGTCGTTCATGGGCAACGTGGACCTCTTCCTCTACAACCGGCTCTTCTGCCACTCCGCGCTGATTCAGGGATTCTTCTCGGGGCTGGCGGCGGGCATCATGGGCGAAGGCCGGATGGTCGCGGGGCTGAAGTATTCGGCGCTGATGGTGCTTATCGCCTGGATAGCGTTCCGGTTCATCATCTGA
- a CDS encoding type II secretion system F family protein — protein MNSLERICFNLIGHGLKAKRGDYISLRNDLMGARMTTPFEAYLATAYVCSVAVGLAAAALIGLLTYLLRVPDMIVYRGAVPEVLYVLNDYKMLLGTVAITVISLLVFGGLTYLIFLLYPGIRAGERRRNIDATLPYAINYVTAMSSAGITPDEVFRLLGQSTIYGESAVEARFISRETDFFGKDLLEALRTVSQATPSERMREFLQGSVASISSGSNLTEYFRTKAHQYTLENNQQQKTFLETLGLIAESYVTAMVAGMLFLIILQSVMTILSGDSNPFFLYIIIYMIVPFGSMMFVVLISSMTPEV, from the coding sequence ATGAACAGTCTCGAGCGGATCTGCTTCAACCTGATCGGGCACGGGCTGAAGGCGAAGCGGGGAGACTACATCAGCCTTAGAAACGACCTGATGGGTGCCCGGATGACTACGCCGTTCGAGGCGTATCTTGCGACCGCTTACGTCTGCTCGGTCGCCGTGGGACTGGCCGCCGCCGCGCTGATCGGGCTTCTGACCTACCTCCTGCGGGTTCCCGATATGATCGTCTATCGCGGAGCGGTTCCGGAAGTCCTGTACGTGTTGAACGATTACAAGATGCTGCTTGGAACCGTCGCCATCACGGTCATCTCTCTCCTGGTCTTCGGCGGGCTGACCTACCTGATCTTCCTCCTCTATCCCGGTATCAGGGCCGGAGAGCGCCGCCGGAACATCGATGCCACTCTCCCGTACGCCATCAACTACGTCACCGCCATGTCTTCGGCCGGGATCACTCCCGACGAGGTCTTCCGGCTGCTCGGTCAGAGCACGATCTATGGCGAAAGCGCGGTCGAAGCGCGCTTTATCTCCCGGGAGACCGATTTCTTCGGAAAAGATCTCCTTGAGGCCCTGCGGACGGTCTCGCAGGCGACGCCGAGCGAACGGATGCGGGAGTTCCTGCAGGGGTCCGTTGCGAGCATCTCCAGCGGGAGCAACCTCACGGAGTACTTCCGCACCAAGGCCCACCAGTATACGCTCGAGAATAACCAGCAGCAGAAGACGTTTTTAGAGACACTCGGACTGATCGCGGAGTCCTACGTCACCGCGATGGTCGCAGGCATGCTCTTTCTGATCATCCTGCAGTCGGTGATGACGATCCTCTCGGGCGACTCGAACCCGTTCTTCCTCTACATCATCATCTACATGATTGTGCCGTTCGGGAGTATGATGTTCGTCGTCCTGATCAGTTCTATGACTCCGGAGGTGTGA
- a CDS encoding type II/IV secretion system ATPase subunit has protein sequence MSSGEDEERELIAAVRGLLTQPGKQGAGNGETTTESVDTDLLFSSPDGGVQEGTGPAVAGHVTDDEDEHPEPSPMEAQQNAEIRSLIDTVARSGDHAEPRVTVARDPVRALLDRIGRNGSDGGEEREPAPAVEMQDLHAEPELPADPPAGVEEFVEKPDAPASSHGRHIPAGILDRVKEWRDAEGSGSTMPEPPVVEEVEESGTPEPKPRVVEVIDDPGEAIPDGVVTVEELGNLADLILPKSATFTIDELSINRSDHSFDFVDNARVVSEFDDIFSQSFSSASLAAAAAQVVTPAEEVPQSRFGFLKKLQVPKVGAVVEEYNSTLHGPLVDLAMRPSPGVEEIELYPVNEPYAYVRVTYDSTTHDYTYNVIEPVLTPGEHELFLEIKERLFETLSIASRDLTRDEARIALRGAANTIIADYGIRLDPLGREKILYHVEKEFLGDGLIDPVMHDKYIEDISCDGVGSAIFVYHTTYESMKTSLVYHDHVALDSFVTKLAQRAGKYISIAEPMLDATMSDGSRIQMTLGAEVTAHGSTFTIRKFREEPITPTDLIEWHTFSPLGIAFIWLAVENAKSCIFAGGTASGKTTTLNAISLFIPPLAKIVTLEDTRELKLPHPNWIPSITRDSFSQDGRGEIDMYELLRAALRQRPEYILVGEVRGKEALTLFQAMSTGHVTYATMHADSVASAVHRLENPPIDVPRNMLSALNLMSIQVQARIGGQRIRRNKQLIEILDIDPRTNELITNEVFRWHPATDEIRYSGKSYILEQIMEDRGWSEERMREELKRRQEVLEWMRIKKIRYFKDVSKILVSYFRDPETVVQRVRADLYGEGGSA, from the coding sequence ATGAGTTCAGGAGAAGATGAAGAACGTGAATTGATAGCAGCGGTCAGGGGCCTTCTCACGCAGCCCGGAAAGCAGGGTGCCGGCAATGGAGAAACCACGACGGAGAGCGTCGATACAGATTTGCTCTTTTCGTCCCCCGACGGAGGTGTGCAGGAAGGGACGGGTCCGGCGGTTGCCGGGCACGTTACCGATGACGAGGACGAGCACCCGGAGCCGTCTCCGATGGAGGCACAGCAGAACGCGGAGATCCGTTCGCTCATCGACACGGTGGCGAGGTCGGGCGACCACGCCGAACCGCGTGTAACCGTCGCCAGGGATCCCGTCCGGGCGCTTCTCGACCGGATAGGTCGGAACGGGTCGGACGGCGGCGAAGAGAGGGAGCCCGCCCCGGCGGTAGAGATGCAGGATCTCCATGCAGAACCGGAGTTGCCGGCTGATCCGCCGGCCGGGGTTGAGGAGTTCGTGGAGAAGCCGGACGCGCCGGCTTCTTCCCACGGGCGCCATATCCCTGCGGGAATCCTCGACCGGGTGAAGGAGTGGCGTGACGCCGAGGGATCCGGATCCACCATGCCGGAACCTCCCGTTGTGGAGGAAGTAGAGGAATCAGGCACCCCCGAACCGAAACCCCGCGTTGTAGAGGTGATCGACGATCCCGGAGAAGCGATCCCCGACGGCGTGGTGACGGTGGAGGAACTCGGGAACCTGGCGGATCTCATCCTTCCGAAGAGCGCGACGTTCACGATCGATGAACTGAGCATCAACCGCAGCGATCATTCTTTTGACTTCGTCGACAACGCCCGGGTCGTATCGGAGTTCGACGATATCTTCTCCCAGTCTTTCTCCTCCGCTTCGCTTGCTGCGGCCGCCGCACAGGTGGTGACCCCGGCCGAAGAGGTTCCGCAGTCCCGGTTTGGGTTCCTCAAAAAACTCCAGGTGCCGAAAGTCGGCGCCGTTGTCGAAGAGTACAACTCCACGCTCCACGGTCCCCTTGTCGATCTCGCGATGCGGCCGTCACCGGGGGTGGAGGAGATCGAACTCTACCCGGTGAACGAACCGTATGCCTATGTCCGGGTGACCTACGACAGCACGACGCATGATTACACCTATAACGTCATCGAGCCCGTGCTCACCCCCGGAGAGCACGAACTCTTCCTGGAGATCAAAGAACGGCTCTTTGAGACGCTCAGCATCGCGTCCCGTGACCTCACCCGCGATGAAGCAAGGATAGCGCTCCGCGGTGCGGCAAACACGATCATCGCCGACTATGGGATCCGCCTCGACCCACTCGGGCGCGAGAAGATTCTCTATCACGTCGAGAAGGAGTTCCTCGGCGACGGGCTGATCGACCCGGTGATGCACGACAAGTACATCGAGGATATCTCCTGCGACGGTGTGGGCAGTGCCATATTCGTCTATCACACGACGTATGAATCGATGAAGACGAGCCTCGTCTATCACGATCACGTGGCGCTCGACTCGTTCGTCACGAAACTTGCACAGCGGGCCGGGAAATACATCTCCATCGCCGAGCCGATGCTGGACGCCACGATGAGCGACGGATCGCGTATCCAGATGACGCTCGGGGCGGAGGTGACCGCACACGGCTCGACGTTCACGATCCGTAAGTTCCGTGAGGAGCCGATCACGCCGACGGACCTGATCGAGTGGCATACCTTCTCGCCGCTCGGGATCGCGTTCATCTGGCTCGCGGTCGAGAACGCCAAGTCCTGCATCTTTGCCGGCGGGACGGCGTCCGGAAAGACGACGACCTTAAATGCCATATCGCTCTTCATCCCGCCGCTCGCAAAGATCGTCACCCTCGAGGATACCCGGGAGCTGAAACTGCCTCACCCGAACTGGATCCCGAGCATCACCCGCGACTCGTTCTCGCAGGACGGGCGGGGCGAGATCGATATGTACGAACTCCTGCGTGCCGCACTCCGGCAGCGTCCGGAGTACATCCTGGTCGGTGAGGTCCGTGGCAAGGAGGCCCTGACCCTCTTCCAGGCGATGAGCACCGGCCACGTCACCTACGCGACGATGCACGCCGACTCGGTGGCGAGCGCCGTCCACCGTCTGGAGAACCCGCCGATCGACGTGCCGAGAAACATGCTCTCCGCACTGAACCTGATGTCCATCCAGGTGCAGGCCCGTATCGGCGGTCAGCGGATCCGGCGGAACAAGCAGCTCATCGAGATCCTGGATATCGATCCCCGGACGAACGAACTGATCACGAACGAGGTCTTCCGGTGGCATCCGGCAACCGACGAGATCCGGTATTCCGGTAAATCCTACATCCTCGAACAGATCATGGAAGACCGGGGCTGGAGCGAGGAGCGGATGCGCGAAGAGTTGAAACGCCGGCAGGAAGTCCTTGAATGGATGCGTATCAAGAAGATCCGCTACTTCAAGGACGTGAGCAAGATCCTGGTCTCCTACTTCCGTGATCCGGAGACGGTTGTCCAGCGGGTGCGTGCCGACCTCTACGGGGAGGGTGGTTCCGCATGA
- a CDS encoding A24 family peptidase C-terminal domain-containing protein: MILPPVVTVPLMIAAVAIGVTLIYASILDAKERRVPHKTWRPALALAIPAAVWVYGLTILADWQAAAAYLILVAVFCGFFYLFQAVNLFGGADAYALIIITACIPFYPLEPLFGASPLGFFPFSVLTNAVLFNIAAPVAILAKNILEGNRAPLPCLLLGFPVDGKTIQNEFGFVMEDIEEEDGRLVRRFVGFAESLGRIVRGERRLYTKDLRLHPEDYRRELSLYRKAGKVWISYGIPFIIPITAGFLTALFMGDILFVIMKTIAGM, translated from the coding sequence ATGATTCTTCCGCCCGTGGTAACTGTTCCCCTCATGATTGCAGCGGTTGCAATAGGGGTCACACTCATATATGCGTCCATCCTGGATGCGAAGGAGCGGCGGGTGCCTCACAAAACCTGGCGCCCCGCACTCGCGTTGGCGATTCCGGCGGCCGTCTGGGTATACGGACTGACCATCCTCGCGGACTGGCAGGCAGCGGCGGCGTATCTCATCCTGGTCGCGGTCTTCTGCGGATTTTTTTACCTCTTCCAGGCCGTAAACCTCTTCGGGGGGGCGGATGCGTACGCTCTCATCATCATAACCGCATGCATCCCGTTCTACCCGCTCGAACCGCTCTTCGGTGCATCGCCCCTCGGATTCTTCCCGTTCAGCGTGCTGACGAACGCCGTGCTCTTCAATATCGCGGCACCCGTCGCAATCCTTGCGAAGAACATCCTGGAGGGGAACCGGGCGCCGCTGCCCTGTCTCCTGCTCGGCTTTCCCGTCGACGGGAAAACGATCCAGAACGAGTTCGGTTTCGTGATGGAAGATATCGAGGAGGAAGACGGCAGACTGGTCAGGCGGTTCGTCGGATTTGCGGAATCGCTCGGGCGCATCGTGCGGGGGGAGCGGCGGCTATACACAAAAGATCTCAGGCTGCACCCCGAAGACTACCGAAGGGAACTTTCCCTCTACAGGAAGGCCGGCAAGGTCTGGATATCCTACGGCATTCCATTCATCATACCAATCACAGCGGGATTCCTGACCGCACTGTTCATGGGAGATATCCTCTTTGTAATCATGAAGACAATCGCAGGAATGTGA
- the hisI gene encoding phosphoribosyl-AMP cyclohydrolase has translation MTIQFKDGLVPVIVQERRTRDVLMLAYADAEALELTRTTGYAHYYSRSRQKLWKKGEESGHVQRVCRILVDCDEDAVLYEVEQTGAACHTGHASCFYRTADGEEIAGLVFDPEKVYANKGE, from the coding sequence ATGACGATACAGTTCAAGGACGGATTGGTGCCTGTTATCGTGCAGGAAAGACGGACTCGTGATGTCCTGATGCTCGCCTACGCAGACGCGGAGGCACTGGAACTCACGAGGACCACCGGATACGCACACTATTACAGCAGGAGCAGGCAGAAACTCTGGAAGAAAGGGGAGGAGAGCGGACACGTCCAGCGGGTCTGCCGCATCCTGGTCGACTGCGACGAGGATGCCGTCCTCTACGAGGTGGAACAGACCGGTGCCGCCTGCCATACCGGCCACGCCTCGTGCTTCTACCGGACGGCAGATGGAGAAGAGATCGCCGGATTGGTCTTCGATCCGGAGAAGGTATACGCTAATAAGGGTGAATGA